The genomic region TTATAATGCCCAGCGGCTTTTAAGGGCTATACAGGTTATCAATCCCTTTGCTTCGCAGTTAACCTATCCTTCCGAATCGTTACGGGCCAGGAGGGATCATAAAAAATACCTGGGACTGATTAAGGCCATTGCCTACCTGCGGCAATACCAGCGTCAGGTAAAAAGCGTTGAGCATAACGGAAAGATCATCGAGTACATAGATGTTATCCTTGACGACATCGAGCTGGCCAACAAGCTGGCCGGGGAAGTGTTCGGCCGCAGCTTGGATGAGCTGTCGCCGCCGTCCCGTCTGCTGCTGGGGATGATCAAGGAGATGGTGGAGATAAGCTGTAAGCGGCAGGGGATAGAGCCGAAGGATTATCACTTTACCAGGAAAGACATCCGGGACTTTTGCAAATGGAGCGACTTCCAGGTGCGCTGCCACATCAAGCAGCTGGAGGATCTGGAATACATCTACTCCGCCGTGGGCAAGAAGGGCAAGGAATACATCTACGAGCTGCTGTACGACGGCCAGGGAACGGATGATAAGCCGTTCCTGATGGGCTTGACCACAGTGGAGCAGCTTAGGACTTCGGGCCAGGCTACGGCAGGCGTTTAAGGGGCGAGGCTTCGCAGGTGCTACATAGACCGGAGAAGCATTGCCCCGCAAACGCAGACCCACAAGGCCATCTCGACAAAGCTCGATGACCACCTTGTGGGCCGTGGAGGGACGGCCACGAGCGGCACCCGCCCCCCTAAGGCGCTCATATGTAATTGCGCTAAGAGTTGCCCACCCCTTTGGGAGTACCTTGAATGGTGGGGGGTGCCAGGGCGGGGATGCCAAAGGGGAGGGCACGGCGGGGGGCGGGCCGGCTCGACTGCATAGCAGGCGGGTGCCGTAGCCTGTAACTACGAGGGCAAAATCACAAACCCCTTCGTTAGCAAAACATGGGGCATAACTCGGGGCTGAAGCCAAACTACGAGGGCAAAATCACCAACTACGAGGGCTAAAAAGGGCACTACGAGGGTACTACGAGGCCACTACGTGATTGATCGGCTGCCGCCGTAACTTCTTCTTTTAACTGCGATTAAAAAGAAAATAAGGCCAACTACGAGACTACGAGGGAGGAACCTATATACCGGATGCAAGGGGTAAAAAACAGGGCCAAAAAGCGGCAATTGCTGAAACCCAGTGTTTATGAGGGTCTTCAGATGGCATATACCATTACGATGGCGGTTTAATACTACTACGACAGGAGCAATTAAACAATGAACGACATCCTATCAGCTTTTACCGGTCAACTCAAGGTGAAGAACTACTCGGCCAAAAGCATTGCGGCCTACAGCGGGCATCTGGCGGGCTTCTTCGCCTATCTTAAGAGCCAGGGCATCGGCGATATCCGGCAGGTCAACAAGGGCGCGATCACAGCCTACCTGCTATCTCTCCGCGAGCATCTTACCAAAGCAGGCAAGCCCTACAGCACGTCTACCATGTGCCTTAAGGTGCGGGCAGTCAAGCGGCTGTTTGAATATCTGGAAAAGGCCAACGTGGTGTTGATCAATCCGGCCGAAGACATCAAGGAGCCTAAAAAAGCAACTTCGTTGCCGCGAAGCGTTTTGACACCTGAAGAAGCCAGGAAGATACTTGATGCGCCAAATCTGTCAACCACGGCGGGCATCAGGGCCAGGGCTATTTTAGAGGCGTTCTACTCCACAGGCTTGAGGTTGGAGGAGATGGCCAGACTTACCATCTACGACTGCGACCTGCAGGGTGGATATCTTCGGGTAAACAAAGGCAAGGGGGCCAAGGACAGGGTGATCCCCTTGGGAAAACATGCGGCGCGGTTTTTGAAGGAGTACATCACCCATATCCGGCCGCAGTGGACGAAGAATAATAAAGGGGTTAAGGCCCTGCTTGTCAATCGTCAGGGCCAGGCCCTGTCCACGGAGGTCATCGGCATCATGGTCAGGACATATGCCCGTAAAGCGGGCATCACAAAGAAGGTGTCACCCCATACCTTCCGGCATACCTTCGCCACGCAGTTAGTGAAGAACGGGGCGGACATCACGGCGGTGCAGAAGATGCTGGGGCACTCTGACCTGTCGGCCACCCAGGTCTACCTGAGGGTGGCCGGCACAGAGGTCAAGCGGACGCACAGCAAGTCGCATCCCAGGGAAAGGGAGAAAGAGCCAGGCATCACGCCGCATATTAAATCCATCAAGCAACCGCCTCAGAGGCAATTGCCTCATAAGCAATCGCTTCACCGGCCCCGGCAACTGCCATGATCGACCGGGTTCTTATAACCAAGAAGTACCGGGATCACCTGGCCGTAAAAAACTTCTCAAAGGTGACGGTCAAGTGCTATGCATCTCTTCTTAACTGCTTCTTCAACTACCTGGAAGAAGCGGGCATCAAGGACATCACGGCGGCGGGCAAGGATGCCATCAGGGATTACCAGGCGCATTGTTACGAGACGGTAAACGCCCGGGGCGAGCCCAACTGCGTGGGCACCCAGAACAACCACCTTAAGGCCGTAAAATGCTTCTTCCGCTTTTTGCGCCAGGAGGACTACATAGTGGCTGATCCTTCCAAGGATGTGGACTTTGCCCGCAAGCCCAAGCGTCTGCCGCGCTCGATCCTTACGCCTGCGGAGATGCGGAAGCTGCTGCATGCGCCGGATGTCAAGACCACCTTAGGCTATCGCGACAGAACCATCCTGGAACTGCTCTACACCTCGGGCTTGCGCAAGGCCGAGATAGAGGTTCTGCAGTTGGCCGACGTGGACTATCACGAAGGCTTTGTCCGGGTAAATGCCGGCAAGGGGAACAAGGACAGGGTGGTGCCGATAGGGAAGATCTCCTGCCGGTACTTGGAGAACTATGTCAAGGGGGTGCGGCCGGCGTTGATCCGGGACCCGTTGAACAACCACCTGTTTTTGACCCTGTCCGGCAAAAGGTTCGGCTCAAGCGCGCTGTGGTTTATGGTCAAGTATTATGCCAGGAAAGCCCGGATAAAGAAGAACATCAGCCCGCACAGCTTCCGCCACACCTGCGCCACGCTGATGCTTAGGAACAAGGCCAATATCAGACACATCCAGGAGATGCTGGGCCACGAGAATCTTAACACCACGCAAATCTACGCCCAGGTGAGCATCGCCGATCTCAAGGAAGTGCACAGCAGATGCCACCCCAGGGAGCAGGACAAAGAATAGATATTGGGAGCCTGTCCCGAGCCTGTCGAGGGACCTTCGTGTCTTCGGCGCCTGCGGGTGCAGACGCCTTTAGACACTCGGGCTTAATCTGATCCCCCGCCCGCCCGTAGTCTCGGCAACAGGCTTGGCCTGGTTACAGACAGCACAGCGTCAGCCGCTTGGCTGGAGCCTGCCCCGAGGTAAGCGCCTTGCCTTATAAGCGAGGGGTGCGGTTAAAAAATAAAACAGCCAATCGGCTGGCCGTCCCGCCCCCCGCCGTGCCCTTCCCCTTTGGAAACCCCTTCCCTGGCACCCCCCACCAAATATTGTACTCCCAAAGGGGCGGGCACTCTTAGCATGAAACAATCAGAATGCTTTAGGGGGGCGGATGCCGTTGTGGCCGTCCCGCCACAACCCTTGCCCTTCGACATGGCTTCGGCAAGCTCAGCCTGGCAGCTCAGGGACAAGGGGCTTCAAGCCCTTCATGGCTCTTGCTCCTCTGGTCTGTCATACCTACGTCGCAATCGCCACTGCGGGCTTTTAGCTGTGCTGTCTGGCCTGTTGCCTTCATGGAAGCCCGGCACCCGTCTGCCCCAGGGCTCCCAACTGATCGCGGTTAATATAAAAAGAGGCGTTGCCTCTTTCT from candidate division TA06 bacterium harbors:
- a CDS encoding tyrosine-type recombinase/integrase; its protein translation is MIDRVLITKKYRDHLAVKNFSKVTVKCYASLLNCFFNYLEEAGIKDITAAGKDAIRDYQAHCYETVNARGEPNCVGTQNNHLKAVKCFFRFLRQEDYIVADPSKDVDFARKPKRLPRSILTPAEMRKLLHAPDVKTTLGYRDRTILELLYTSGLRKAEIEVLQLADVDYHEGFVRVNAGKGNKDRVVPIGKISCRYLENYVKGVRPALIRDPLNNHLFLTLSGKRFGSSALWFMVKYYARKARIKKNISPHSFRHTCATLMLRNKANIRHIQEMLGHENLNTTQIYAQVSIADLKEVHSRCHPREQDKE
- a CDS encoding tyrosine-type recombinase/integrase, with product MNDILSAFTGQLKVKNYSAKSIAAYSGHLAGFFAYLKSQGIGDIRQVNKGAITAYLLSLREHLTKAGKPYSTSTMCLKVRAVKRLFEYLEKANVVLINPAEDIKEPKKATSLPRSVLTPEEARKILDAPNLSTTAGIRARAILEAFYSTGLRLEEMARLTIYDCDLQGGYLRVNKGKGAKDRVIPLGKHAARFLKEYITHIRPQWTKNNKGVKALLVNRQGQALSTEVIGIMVRTYARKAGITKKVSPHTFRHTFATQLVKNGADITAVQKMLGHSDLSATQVYLRVAGTEVKRTHSKSHPREREKEPGITPHIKSIKQPPQRQLPHKQSLHRPRQLP